From a single Arachnia propionica genomic region:
- a CDS encoding CocE/NonD family hydrolase, with translation MNTIRVTTNDGLSLHTEITLPERLPAPAVLIRTPYGTSAHRQEATGWAKRGYAAVVQDVRGRYRSAGSWVPYTHEGGDGAATIAAVAASEWCDGRVVCLGSSYSAHCALVAAAASPGPVAAIVVAVPALSPRRVARDRNGAPRFYGHSWWWFQHGQGRTSSSCPIHDASPDEPGALSILPAIGLPSAAGVAAAGWSLPWLRDGLPDSSPTPLDAPPPTGSPPAPLLVLAGLHDVFRDDALDLADGWPVRADVVVGAWQHDLGLVHRNGDAALRRHQAHRIKPGVFIADWLERTLRDPDATTPGSRHFALEGTGIWARPAPARPQLSCPLSAARTRFVADPCHPHPSALGPVDVRDISRREDLARFVSDPVRIATDVVGRMVVRLSGLAAHTLDGEAVRGPLDWCVRVALRPAPADRGHTGAGLLQLGHALVRTPDSRARVELPLVARRLHPGARIEVHVSAHQFPLYARDPQDGTEPLTATRLRPARRQVLRANVELPLAELAPDPTEPKEALR, from the coding sequence CGATGGGCTGAGCCTGCACACCGAGATCACGCTGCCCGAGCGTCTCCCCGCCCCCGCCGTGCTCATCCGCACTCCCTACGGCACCTCCGCCCACCGACAGGAGGCCACCGGCTGGGCCAAGCGAGGATATGCCGCCGTGGTCCAAGACGTGCGTGGGCGGTACCGCTCCGCCGGTTCCTGGGTGCCCTACACCCACGAAGGCGGGGACGGCGCGGCCACCATCGCCGCCGTCGCCGCCAGCGAGTGGTGCGACGGCCGAGTCGTGTGCCTGGGCTCCTCCTACAGCGCCCACTGCGCGCTGGTCGCGGCCGCCGCCAGCCCCGGCCCGGTGGCTGCCATCGTGGTGGCCGTTCCCGCCCTGTCGCCGCGCCGGGTGGCCCGCGACCGCAACGGGGCTCCCCGCTTCTACGGTCACTCCTGGTGGTGGTTCCAGCACGGGCAGGGACGCACATCCTCGTCCTGTCCCATCCACGACGCCTCGCCGGACGAACCAGGAGCGCTGAGCATCCTCCCGGCGATCGGCCTGCCCAGCGCGGCCGGGGTGGCAGCCGCGGGCTGGAGCTTGCCCTGGCTGCGCGATGGGCTGCCCGATTCCTCCCCCACCCCCCTCGACGCTCCGCCGCCCACGGGGAGCCCGCCAGCCCCGCTCCTGGTGCTCGCCGGGCTGCACGACGTGTTCCGCGACGACGCCCTCGACCTCGCCGACGGCTGGCCGGTGCGGGCCGACGTGGTGGTCGGCGCCTGGCAGCACGACCTCGGCCTGGTGCACCGCAACGGCGACGCGGCGCTGCGGCGCCATCAGGCCCACCGCATCAAACCTGGGGTATTCATCGCCGACTGGCTGGAGCGGACGCTCCGCGATCCCGACGCCACCACACCCGGCAGCAGGCACTTCGCCCTGGAGGGAACCGGGATCTGGGCGCGTCCGGCCCCGGCCCGGCCCCAGCTGTCCTGCCCGTTGTCGGCGGCCCGGACCCGGTTCGTCGCCGATCCGTGTCACCCGCACCCGTCCGCCCTGGGACCGGTGGATGTGCGCGACATCTCCCGCAGGGAGGACCTGGCCCGCTTCGTCTCGGACCCGGTGCGCATCGCCACGGACGTGGTGGGACGCATGGTCGTGCGGCTGTCCGGGCTGGCGGCGCACACCCTCGATGGAGAAGCGGTCCGTGGTCCGCTGGACTGGTGCGTCCGCGTCGCGCTGCGTCCGGCCCCGGCCGACCGCGGCCACACCGGGGCCGGTCTGCTCCAGCTGGGCCACGCACTCGTGCGCACCCCGGACTCCCGCGCCCGGGTCGAGTTGCCGCTGGTCGCGCGGCGCCTGCACCCCGGTGCGCGGATCGAGGTGCACGTCTCGGCCCACCAGTTTCCCCTCTACGCCCGCGACCCCCAGGACGGCACCGAGCCCCTCACCGCCACCCGTCTGCGGCCCGCGCGGCGCCAGGTGCTTCGGGCAAATGTCGAACTGCCCCTGGCGGAGCTGGCGCCCGACCCCACCGAACCCAAGGAGGCGCTTCGATGA
- a CDS encoding YcaO-like family protein — MTPSLRYPFASDERPQPDLGAALDPLCGIITALRSPDIPGGAPEDFLCVVAEVADTRRYGGWYADRIAAGTAFGDPGRARNAAIGEAFERYCGNFLPPLTAPTSHAALVSRGKAALGPDDLPRWSDEQLSRPGFAYREFTGDTEVEWVAGVGANGAETWAPASWVYLNYHHGPRRQLPRINHLNYSGIATGSSPADAARRALAELVERDAMVTWWYSGAGAVGLDQETIPGFRQRWQGGPLLVDLVVVPTDLPLIVVGAYVFDERTGVPASGFAAAPDAASAAEKASQEALQVWIASSGLLRPDGSSWRAIAEGILARRVYFPYRENRAYLDDAGDGFRHVKDLASQTQLWLDPRMLAHAHRFTSPTAMVSADELGTGSIDEVVAALTGRGHPPVAFDLTTPDVAEIGAATVRVLAPGLQPNAPAGYQYLGTARLHQRKQDLAPGATPVLAPPPHN, encoded by the coding sequence ATGACCCCCAGCCTGCGCTACCCGTTCGCCTCCGATGAGCGACCCCAGCCAGACCTCGGCGCCGCACTCGACCCGCTGTGCGGCATCATCACGGCGCTGCGTTCCCCCGATATCCCTGGCGGGGCACCGGAGGATTTCCTCTGCGTCGTCGCCGAGGTCGCCGACACCCGCCGCTACGGCGGCTGGTACGCCGACCGGATCGCCGCCGGGACGGCCTTCGGCGACCCGGGCCGGGCCCGCAACGCCGCGATCGGGGAGGCCTTCGAACGCTACTGCGGCAACTTCCTGCCCCCGCTCACCGCCCCCACCAGCCACGCGGCCCTCGTCTCCCGAGGCAAGGCCGCGCTCGGCCCGGACGACCTGCCGAGGTGGTCGGACGAGCAGCTCAGCAGGCCAGGTTTCGCCTACCGCGAGTTCACCGGCGACACCGAGGTCGAGTGGGTCGCGGGCGTGGGCGCCAACGGCGCCGAAACCTGGGCGCCCGCGTCCTGGGTCTACCTCAACTATCATCACGGGCCCCGCCGTCAACTGCCCCGGATCAACCACCTGAACTATTCGGGGATCGCGACCGGCAGCTCCCCCGCCGATGCGGCGCGGCGCGCGCTCGCCGAACTGGTCGAACGGGATGCCATGGTCACCTGGTGGTACTCGGGCGCCGGGGCCGTCGGGCTGGACCAGGAGACGATTCCCGGTTTCAGGCAGCGGTGGCAGGGCGGCCCTCTCCTCGTCGATCTCGTCGTCGTGCCGACCGACCTTCCCCTCATCGTGGTCGGGGCCTACGTGTTCGACGAACGCACCGGGGTGCCCGCGTCGGGTTTCGCTGCGGCCCCGGACGCCGCCAGCGCGGCCGAGAAGGCCAGCCAGGAGGCGCTCCAGGTCTGGATCGCCTCGTCCGGGCTGCTGCGCCCCGACGGGTCCAGCTGGCGGGCGATCGCCGAGGGCATCCTGGCCCGCCGGGTCTACTTCCCCTATCGGGAGAACCGGGCCTACCTCGACGACGCCGGTGACGGCTTCCGCCACGTGAAGGACCTCGCGTCCCAGACCCAGCTCTGGCTCGACCCGCGGATGCTGGCCCACGCCCACCGGTTCACCTCCCCCACGGCCATGGTCTCGGCGGACGAACTGGGCACCGGGAGCATCGACGAGGTGGTCGCGGCCCTCACCGGGCGAGGCCACCCGCCGGTCGCCTTCGACCTGACCACGCCCGATGTGGCCGAGATCGGCGCCGCGACCGTGCGGGTGCTGGCCCCCGGCCTGCAACCGAACGCCCCCGCCGGATACCAGTACCTCGGCACCGCCCGCCTGCACCAGCGCAAACAGGACCTGGCCCCCGGCGCCACCCCGGTCCTGGCCCCACCCCCACACAACTAG
- a CDS encoding ABC transporter ATP-binding protein/permease encodes MIPRRLLVLTLRVKWHVLASIVAILAVTSTYLATALATATALGALTRGEASETLAWIAIVAATVLARAVLIPFRTAITTSAGLAVRRILRDDLLHHVMALGPEWASKSRLGAAQATIVEGVDGLDPYYSEYLPQLAVTVTLPAGIVAGVWLLHPPSAVFLACCLLVTLIVPRFKDAAMLRQGSERWRAYVELSADYLEAMRGIPTLRTFGAAERRRDLLETRSTGVYRATMRPLRTSLLENGITVGFTLFGTFGAVFLATLAATRAQLPGTHVLYVLMLSVECFRPVRDLAKAWHAGYLGLTASDGVDAILRARPAVADTGTGTLALGGAAEVSVHEVAYTYPAAARPALDQVSARIPAGQLTAVVGASGAGKSTFAALISRRLDPDSGRVEIGSTDLRRLSLASLRANLAVVGQRTRLFHDTVAANVRLGAPEATDDEVRAALAEADALGFVEELPEGIHTMLSEDATTLSGGQRQRLALARALIRRTPVLLLDEPTSNVDRHSDAHIMGTLRSLTPRHTIVVIAHRLESIMSADQVIVFDSGRIVEQGEPGALVSSGGALAALLRDERTRRRPAAEPQEVSRAW; translated from the coding sequence ATGATCCCTCGCCGCCTGCTGGTGCTGACCCTGCGGGTCAAGTGGCACGTCCTGGCGTCCATCGTGGCGATCCTGGCCGTCACCTCGACCTACCTGGCCACGGCCCTGGCGACCGCGACCGCCCTCGGCGCCCTCACCAGGGGCGAGGCGTCCGAGACCCTGGCGTGGATCGCCATCGTGGCCGCGACCGTGCTGGCCCGGGCCGTGCTGATCCCCTTCCGCACCGCGATCACCACGTCCGCGGGACTGGCGGTGCGTCGCATCCTGCGGGACGACCTGCTGCACCACGTCATGGCCCTCGGGCCGGAGTGGGCCTCGAAGAGCCGCCTCGGGGCGGCCCAGGCCACCATCGTGGAGGGCGTGGACGGGCTGGACCCCTATTACAGCGAGTACCTGCCGCAGCTGGCGGTCACCGTGACCCTGCCCGCCGGGATCGTCGCCGGCGTCTGGCTGCTCCACCCGCCCTCGGCCGTCTTCCTCGCCTGCTGCCTGCTGGTGACCCTGATCGTCCCCCGGTTCAAGGACGCGGCGATGCTGCGCCAGGGCAGCGAACGGTGGCGCGCCTACGTCGAACTCAGCGCGGACTACCTGGAGGCCATGCGGGGCATCCCGACACTGCGCACCTTCGGAGCCGCCGAACGCCGCCGGGACCTGCTGGAGACCCGCAGCACCGGGGTTTACCGGGCCACGATGCGTCCGCTGCGCACCTCGTTGCTGGAGAACGGGATCACGGTCGGGTTCACGCTCTTCGGCACCTTCGGCGCGGTCTTCCTGGCCACGCTCGCCGCGACCCGCGCCCAACTGCCCGGCACCCACGTCCTGTACGTGCTGATGCTCTCGGTGGAGTGTTTCCGTCCGGTGCGGGACCTGGCGAAGGCCTGGCACGCGGGTTACCTGGGGCTCACCGCCTCCGACGGGGTGGACGCGATCCTGCGCGCGAGGCCGGCGGTCGCCGACACCGGCACCGGGACGCTCGCCCTCGGCGGGGCCGCCGAGGTGTCGGTGCACGAGGTCGCCTACACCTATCCCGCGGCCGCCCGGCCCGCGCTCGACCAGGTGTCGGCGCGGATCCCGGCCGGGCAGCTGACCGCCGTCGTCGGGGCATCCGGCGCGGGCAAATCGACCTTCGCCGCGCTGATCTCGCGTCGCCTCGACCCGGATTCGGGACGGGTCGAGATCGGCAGCACCGACCTGCGCCGGCTGAGCCTGGCATCCCTGCGGGCGAACCTGGCCGTGGTCGGGCAGCGCACCCGGCTGTTCCACGACACGGTCGCGGCCAATGTCCGTCTCGGCGCCCCCGAAGCCACCGACGACGAGGTCCGTGCGGCGCTGGCCGAGGCCGACGCGCTCGGTTTCGTGGAGGAGCTGCCCGAGGGCATCCACACCATGTTGTCGGAGGACGCCACGACGCTGTCCGGCGGTCAGCGGCAGCGCCTCGCCCTCGCCCGGGCGCTGATCCGCCGCACCCCGGTGCTGCTGCTGGACGAGCCGACCTCGAACGTCGACCGGCACTCCGACGCCCACATCATGGGCACCCTGAGGTCGCTGACGCCCCGCCACACGATCGTCGTCATCGCCCACCGCCTGGAGAGCATCATGTCGGCCGACCAGGTGATCGTCTTCGACTCCGGCCGGATCGTGGAGCAGGGCGAGCCCGGGGCGCTCGTCTCCTCCGGTGGGGCCCTGGCGGCCCTGCTGCGGGACGAACGCACCCGCCGGAGGCCGGCTGCCGAACCCCAGGAGGTGTCTCGTGCGTGGTGA
- a CDS encoding ABC transporter ATP-binding protein: MRGDLASDVTALRRLWPAIRAYRGRFVQTVLASLAVQVGTVGAAVASAWLAGLALVTLDPGWPTGGDAVLSGLALLLVAAAAAGTWAEMYVAHDLAYLVLAAFRVRLFDRLRRTQPSRSDPRRSGDLSATAMSDVESLEWIYAHVFAQVGTAAVTILGGTVALALIDPVVLAVLVPATVLLLSVPWWFARRATAHGAELRRASASYTSDIIDTVQGLSEIAEAGAMPRRRAQLDASWQRVERAGVRNALRGSVEAASGDLLVSLAAIGALFIVSLHVHAGQIPVSSAPIVVALIGAVLAPTATVASTLKELGGLRAAASRLFGLLDAPDATEPAAHPVSPQPTDEVLRISSLWFGYDPGRPVLRELDFALRRGEVVAVVGASGAGKSTLINLIRRFWDPDQGSIRMLGTDIRDLADADLRRHTAIVEQDVRVFAGSLRDNLTLGRPGAAPEVIATAVEDAQLGALVAGLPAGLDSPVGERGTGLSGGEAARLALARALVMEPDLLVLDEATANLDASIELELHRALTRTAAGRATLIVAHRRSTVERADRVIVLEDGRIIADTTPDGLAASGTWWNALPGQAKQARPGEDEMLGGGELGRSR; encoded by the coding sequence GTGCGTGGTGATCTCGCCAGCGACGTCACGGCCCTGAGGCGGCTCTGGCCCGCCATCCGGGCCTACCGCGGCCGTTTCGTCCAGACCGTGCTGGCCAGCCTGGCGGTCCAGGTCGGCACGGTCGGCGCGGCCGTCGCCTCCGCCTGGCTCGCGGGTCTCGCCCTCGTCACGCTGGATCCGGGCTGGCCCACCGGAGGAGACGCGGTCCTCAGCGGGCTGGCGCTGCTGCTCGTGGCCGCCGCGGCGGCGGGCACCTGGGCCGAGATGTATGTCGCCCACGACCTGGCCTACCTCGTGCTGGCGGCCTTCCGCGTCCGGCTGTTCGACCGGTTGCGGCGCACCCAGCCGTCGAGGTCGGATCCCCGGCGCAGCGGGGACCTGTCGGCCACGGCCATGTCCGACGTGGAGAGCCTGGAGTGGATCTACGCCCACGTGTTCGCCCAGGTCGGGACGGCGGCCGTCACGATCCTCGGCGGCACCGTCGCGCTGGCCCTCATCGATCCGGTGGTGCTGGCGGTGCTGGTCCCGGCCACGGTGCTGCTGCTGTCGGTGCCGTGGTGGTTCGCCAGGCGGGCCACCGCGCACGGCGCCGAGTTGCGTCGCGCCAGCGCCAGCTACACCTCCGACATCATCGACACGGTGCAGGGGCTTTCCGAGATCGCCGAGGCCGGGGCGATGCCGCGCCGCCGGGCCCAGCTGGACGCGTCCTGGCAGCGGGTGGAACGGGCCGGGGTGCGCAACGCGCTGCGCGGGTCGGTGGAGGCCGCCTCCGGTGACCTGCTGGTGAGCCTGGCCGCGATCGGCGCCCTGTTCATCGTGTCCCTGCACGTCCACGCCGGGCAGATCCCCGTCTCGTCCGCCCCCATCGTGGTGGCGCTGATCGGGGCGGTGCTGGCCCCGACGGCCACGGTCGCGTCCACGCTGAAGGAGCTGGGCGGTCTGCGGGCCGCGGCATCCCGCCTGTTCGGGCTGCTGGACGCCCCGGATGCGACCGAACCGGCGGCCCACCCGGTCTCCCCGCAACCGACCGACGAGGTGTTGCGGATCTCGTCGCTGTGGTTCGGCTACGACCCCGGACGTCCGGTGCTGCGCGAGCTCGATTTCGCTCTCCGCCGCGGCGAGGTGGTCGCGGTCGTCGGCGCCTCCGGGGCGGGCAAGAGCACCCTCATCAACCTGATCCGCCGGTTCTGGGACCCCGACCAGGGAAGCATCAGGATGCTAGGCACCGACATCCGCGACCTCGCCGACGCCGACCTGCGGCGCCACACCGCGATCGTGGAACAGGACGTGCGGGTCTTCGCCGGGTCGCTGCGCGACAACCTCACCCTGGGCCGGCCCGGGGCGGCTCCGGAGGTCATCGCCACGGCCGTCGAGGACGCCCAGCTCGGCGCCCTGGTCGCGGGACTACCGGCCGGGCTGGATTCCCCCGTCGGGGAGCGCGGGACCGGGCTGTCCGGCGGCGAGGCGGCCCGGCTGGCCCTGGCTCGCGCGCTGGTCATGGAACCCGACCTCTTGGTGCTGGACGAGGCCACCGCCAACCTGGACGCGAGCATCGAACTCGAACTGCACCGGGCGCTGACCCGCACCGCTGCCGGGCGGGCCACCCTGATCGTGGCCCACCGCCGCTCCACCGTGGAACGCGCCGACCGGGTAATCGTGCTAGAGGACGGCCGGATCATCGCCGACACCACGCCCGATGGGCTCGCGGCCTCCGGCACCTGGTGGAACGCCCTGCCCGGCCAGGCCAAACAGGCGCGCCCGGGCGAGGACGAGATGCTAGGTGGCGGCGAACTGGGGCGTAGCCGTTAG
- a CDS encoding ABC transporter ATP-binding protein encodes MELRRACVQFGDRLVLDHLDLKIGRGEWVALVGANGCGKSTLLRALSGELRIQGESLLDGTSIASTPRRLVAQRVALLPQQLPRVPGMTVRQLVAHGRFPQRSMWAMLRDPFDEHCAVALAETGTTHLGDRMVDSLSGGERQRVRLALSLAQDASILLLDEPTTFLDICHQLEVLDLIARLRRARGLTVVSVLHDLEHAARYADRVVALSRGRIVADGDPAAVVTPQLLEEVFAVTGRVGTDEHTGRLVVHIDSPRERLP; translated from the coding sequence ATGGAACTGCGTCGAGCCTGCGTCCAGTTCGGGGACCGGCTCGTCCTCGATCACCTCGACCTCAAGATCGGCCGGGGGGAGTGGGTTGCCCTGGTCGGGGCGAACGGCTGCGGAAAATCGACGCTGCTGCGCGCCCTGTCGGGGGAGCTGCGGATCCAGGGCGAGTCGCTGCTGGACGGGACCAGCATCGCGTCCACGCCGCGGCGTCTCGTCGCCCAGCGGGTGGCGTTGCTGCCCCAGCAGCTGCCCCGCGTCCCGGGCATGACGGTGCGCCAGCTGGTGGCCCACGGCAGGTTTCCGCAGCGATCCATGTGGGCGATGCTGCGCGATCCCTTCGACGAGCACTGCGCCGTCGCGCTGGCCGAGACCGGCACGACCCACCTCGGCGACCGGATGGTCGACAGCCTGTCCGGCGGCGAACGCCAACGGGTCCGGCTGGCCCTGTCCCTGGCCCAGGACGCCTCGATCCTGCTGCTGGACGAACCGACGACCTTCCTCGACATCTGCCATCAGCTGGAGGTGCTGGACCTCATAGCGCGGCTGCGACGCGCCCGCGGTCTGACGGTGGTCTCGGTGCTGCACGACCTGGAACACGCCGCCCGCTACGCCGACCGGGTGGTCGCCCTGAGCCGGGGACGCATCGTCGCCGACGGCGACCCGGCCGCCGTGGTGACCCCGCAGCTGCTGGAGGAGGTCTTCGCCGTCACCGGTCGCGTCGGCACCGACGAGCACACCGGGCGGCTGGTGGTGCACATCGACTCCCCGCGGGAGCGGCTCCCCTAA
- a CDS encoding iron ABC transporter permease: MSRRAWLGLWIAAAALIVPVAHLALGRGVDWSELLAGTDTVSWRVLTELRLPRLVVALFAGTALGLAGLALQSVLRNPLAAPELTAVNPSAVLGYLIASGTGLIDGGSVFSSVLSATVGGLLGGGLLWLVAHRRTSEQTAVLGLLSALALTGVVTILIAARPTGVGGALRWLIGSVEARVAEHVPMIAIPVLVGFAALVLVADRLEILAVSDSHAHCLGVSPGFWRGVGIGIAVLLASAAVATVGPLAFVGFVAPHVVRLVFGGRLRRQVVLVAVCGGLFVAASDLIAKAVSLAIQLTGDGQQVGVPVGAVTCLIGAAALVAVASSHQESEP, translated from the coding sequence GTGAGCCGTCGTGCCTGGCTGGGCCTGTGGATCGCGGCCGCCGCGCTCATCGTCCCCGTCGCCCATCTCGCGCTGGGGCGGGGCGTGGACTGGTCCGAGCTGCTGGCCGGAACCGACACGGTCTCGTGGCGGGTGCTGACCGAGCTGCGGCTGCCGCGGCTCGTCGTCGCCCTGTTCGCCGGCACGGCTCTCGGCCTGGCCGGGCTGGCATTGCAGTCGGTGCTGCGCAACCCGCTGGCCGCCCCCGAGCTGACGGCGGTGAACCCCTCGGCGGTGCTCGGCTACCTGATCGCCTCCGGGACCGGGCTCATCGACGGCGGGTCGGTGTTCTCGTCGGTGTTGTCGGCGACCGTGGGTGGCCTGCTCGGCGGCGGACTGCTGTGGCTGGTGGCCCACCGCCGCACCTCGGAGCAGACGGCGGTGCTCGGCCTGTTGTCTGCGCTGGCCCTGACCGGGGTGGTGACGATCCTCATCGCCGCCCGGCCCACCGGCGTCGGGGGAGCGCTGCGCTGGCTGATCGGGTCGGTGGAGGCCCGCGTCGCCGAGCACGTCCCGATGATCGCGATACCGGTCCTCGTCGGGTTCGCGGCGCTGGTGCTGGTCGCCGACCGGCTGGAGATCCTCGCGGTCTCCGACTCCCACGCCCACTGCCTCGGGGTGTCACCCGGGTTCTGGCGCGGCGTGGGCATCGGGATCGCGGTGCTGCTGGCCTCGGCGGCGGTGGCGACCGTGGGGCCGCTCGCCTTCGTCGGTTTCGTCGCGCCCCACGTCGTCCGGCTGGTCTTCGGCGGGCGGCTGAGGCGACAGGTGGTGCTCGTAGCGGTGTGCGGGGGGCTGTTCGTCGCCGCCTCCGACCTCATCGCCAAGGCCGTCAGCCTCGCGATCCAGCTCACCGGCGACGGGCAGCAGGTGGGGGTGCCGGTCGGCGCCGTCACCTGCCTCATCGGGGCCGCCGCGCTGGTCGCGGTGGCCAGCTCACACCAGGAGTCAGAACCGTGA
- a CDS encoding FecCD family ABC transporter permease — protein sequence MGLRQRITILILLAVAGAALVTASLYLGLPASGRVARIVFLEIRLPRLLVGAAAGAGLGVAGLLVQRAMRNPLAVPDLLGVSGGAAFVAALLVTSGIHSLTSRTAGALAGAVAGGALCLLAATRGRSAAQTLLIGAAVSTAWQAAVLTVMSTADQVELSIIFKYLVGSLTEITADVALPLIVPLVIGCAATVAVLPALGVLSLGDEQASALGMRPGCWRLLALGVAALLVALVVAACGPIAWVAFVAPTVTRWFVPGAGEVFRLAVTAIIGAGVSVGADIAARELFKPFETPLGAWTALIGFCVAMVFVARRPDR from the coding sequence GTGGGGCTCCGCCAGCGGATCACGATCCTGATACTGCTTGCCGTGGCGGGGGCCGCTCTCGTCACGGCAAGCCTCTATCTCGGCCTGCCCGCGTCGGGACGGGTCGCGCGGATCGTGTTCCTTGAGATTCGTCTGCCCCGGCTGCTGGTGGGTGCGGCCGCCGGGGCCGGGCTCGGGGTAGCGGGGCTGCTGGTGCAGCGGGCCATGCGCAACCCGCTCGCGGTGCCCGACCTGCTGGGGGTCAGCGGGGGAGCCGCCTTCGTGGCGGCGCTGCTGGTCACCAGCGGCATCCACTCGCTGACGTCCCGCACGGCCGGGGCCCTGGCCGGCGCGGTGGCGGGGGGTGCCCTGTGCCTGCTCGCGGCCACGAGGGGACGCAGCGCCGCGCAGACCCTGCTCATCGGGGCGGCGGTCTCGACGGCCTGGCAGGCGGCGGTGCTGACCGTGATGTCGACGGCCGACCAGGTCGAGTTGAGCATCATCTTCAAATACCTCGTGGGTTCGCTCACCGAGATCACGGCCGATGTCGCCCTGCCGCTGATCGTCCCCCTGGTCATCGGCTGCGCCGCCACGGTCGCGGTGCTGCCTGCGCTGGGGGTGCTGTCCCTCGGCGACGAGCAGGCCTCCGCCCTGGGGATGAGGCCGGGTTGCTGGCGACTGCTGGCCCTCGGTGTCGCCGCGTTGCTGGTCGCGCTCGTGGTGGCGGCCTGCGGCCCCATCGCATGGGTCGCCTTCGTCGCCCCGACCGTGACCCGGTGGTTCGTCCCGGGGGCGGGTGAGGTGTTCCGGCTCGCGGTGACGGCGATCATCGGGGCCGGGGTGAGCGTCGGCGCCGACATCGCGGCGCGGGAGCTGTTCAAACCCTTCGAGACCCCGCTCGGGGCGTGGACCGCGCTGATCGGGTTCTGCGTCGCCATGGTCTTCGTGGCGAGGAGGCCGGACCGGTGA
- a CDS encoding ABC transporter substrate-binding protein: MIRRGLVLMGLAAACALSACVPGADAPGTSPAPTAATSSAPVAGVTPVTPALTATGPDGAEVSVPAAPQRIVCLTGICDDILASLGIVPVATSTPNLATRPEIFGDKGKDIPVVPGSFGAEDTSFAAEVKPDLVIGLAGVHEALKPALEKFSPVLLVNVKTDEDSLAYLRMVATLTGKADAQVKAETAYQEAMAAAKQKATTAGVAGEPVLLMWGGASGMGVATKGADPLGSALGKVVNNPFEVLGTDPVKAGAYSMEQILEKDPKVMFVSSMTFAPTDKKATEIYADNPVWKQLTAVKNGHVHEVNKELWTFCRGTRCIATAVTEAVDHIERDLKK, translated from the coding sequence ATGATCCGTCGTGGTCTAGTCCTGATGGGCCTTGCTGCCGCCTGCGCCCTGTCGGCCTGCGTGCCCGGTGCGGACGCGCCGGGGACATCTCCTGCCCCAACGGCGGCGACGAGCTCGGCGCCCGTCGCCGGTGTCACCCCGGTGACGCCCGCCCTCACCGCGACCGGCCCCGATGGGGCCGAGGTGAGCGTTCCCGCCGCTCCGCAGCGCATCGTGTGCCTCACCGGCATCTGTGACGACATCCTGGCCAGCCTCGGCATCGTCCCGGTGGCCACCTCCACCCCCAACCTGGCGACCCGGCCAGAAATCTTCGGCGACAAGGGCAAGGACATCCCGGTGGTGCCGGGCAGCTTCGGGGCCGAGGACACCTCGTTCGCCGCAGAGGTCAAACCCGACCTGGTGATCGGGCTCGCGGGCGTCCACGAGGCGCTCAAGCCTGCGCTGGAGAAGTTCTCGCCGGTGCTGCTGGTCAACGTCAAGACGGACGAGGACTCCCTGGCCTACCTGCGGATGGTCGCGACGCTCACCGGCAAGGCGGACGCCCAGGTCAAGGCCGAGACGGCCTACCAGGAGGCCATGGCGGCGGCCAAGCAGAAGGCCACGACGGCGGGCGTGGCCGGTGAACCCGTCCTGCTGATGTGGGGTGGGGCCTCCGGCATGGGCGTGGCCACCAAGGGTGCCGATCCGCTGGGCAGCGCCCTGGGCAAGGTCGTCAACAACCCATTCGAGGTGCTCGGCACCGACCCGGTCAAGGCCGGGGCCTACAGCATGGAGCAGATCCTGGAGAAGGACCCGAAGGTCATGTTCGTCTCGTCGATGACCTTCGCCCCGACCGACAAGAAGGCCACGGAGATCTACGCCGACAACCCGGTGTGGAAACAGCTCACCGCGGTGAAGAACGGCCACGTCCACGAGGTCAACAAGGAACTGTGGACGTTCTGCCGGGGCACCCGGTGCATCGCCACCGCCGTGACCGAGGCCGTGGACCACATCGAACGTGACCTGAAGAAGTAG